The following coding sequences lie in one Desulfatiglans sp. genomic window:
- a CDS encoding protein-glutamate O-methyltransferase CheR — MIKITPNEIKVLSKYIYDISGIFLDEKKAYLLETRLKMIMDTEGFTSYQMLYQRAISEKSGQMERKIINAVSTNETLFFRDKSPFEMFKYKVMPDLIDKRTAQASGVMPINIRIWSAACSTGQEIYSLAIILRELIPDQKKYRVKLLGTDISDDAVAQASYGKYNRFEIERGLEKDLLQRYFVSNGNAWKIRDDIRAMAVFQKRNLMEPFTGIGQFDIVFCRNVAIYFSIEDRKRLFEKIAGVMAPDGYLIIGSTESLTGICPQFEPQRHLRSVFYTLKSK, encoded by the coding sequence ATGATCAAGATTACTCCAAATGAGATAAAGGTCCTTTCAAAATATATCTATGATATTTCCGGGATTTTCCTGGATGAGAAAAAGGCATATCTTCTTGAGACCAGATTAAAAATGATCATGGATACAGAGGGCTTTACCTCATATCAGATGCTTTACCAGAGGGCAATTTCTGAAAAAAGCGGCCAGATGGAAAGAAAGATAATAAATGCAGTAAGCACAAATGAGACCCTCTTTTTCAGAGACAAGTCCCCTTTTGAGATGTTCAAGTATAAAGTCATGCCTGACCTTATAGATAAACGCACTGCTCAGGCCTCAGGTGTAATGCCTATTAATATCCGCATATGGAGCGCTGCATGTTCTACAGGCCAGGAGATTTACAGCCTTGCCATTATTTTAAGAGAGCTGATCCCTGACCAGAAGAAATACAGGGTCAAGCTTTTAGGTACTGATATATCGGATGATGCTGTGGCACAGGCAAGCTATGGCAAATATAACAGATTTGAGATAGAGCGGGGGCTTGAAAAGGATCTTCTGCAAAGATATTTTGTTTCAAATGGAAACGCCTGGAAGATCAGAGACGATATAAGGGCAATGGCTGTTTTTCAGAAACGAAATTTAATGGAACCATTCACTGGAATAGGGCAGTTTGACATAGTCTTCTGCCGTAATGTTGCCATATATTTCAGTATTGAAGACAGAAAGAGGCTCTTTGAAAAGATTGCAGGTGTCATGGCCCCTGACGGATATCTTATCATAGGTTCTACCGAATCTCTGACAGGGATATGCCCTCAGTTTGAACCTCAGAGACATTTAAGATCTGTTTTTTACACATTAAAAAGTAAATAG
- a CDS encoding chemotaxis response regulator protein-glutamate methylesterase, which produces MEKNPLRVLVVDDTVVYRKTVSDVLAEIPGVEVVGTANNGKIAMMKIASLKPDLITLDIEMPEMNGLDVLRALKTEAPDVGAIVLSTLTHKGGDLTIKALELGAFDYITKPETGSIEESKRTIKKILDLLLKSFSRHLEMKKILRSANYGKAYSTETLPGQPDLRTSRYSATTSTRSHRKAKAEIIGIGISTGGPKALSEMMPRIPANINVPILIVQHMPPMFTNSLAKSLNARCAIEVKEAEDGEVIRPNVAFIAPGGKQMKVVAGVDGLSRIIRITDDPPENSCKPSVDYLFRSIAEHYVGRSAGVIMTGMGSDGTLGLRLMKRNGSFIIAQDEPSCVVFGMPKKPIDEGIVDIIAPLERLADEIVSSIKSI; this is translated from the coding sequence ATGGAAAAAAACCCCCTCAGAGTGCTTGTGGTTGACGATACCGTGGTTTATCGCAAGACCGTGAGTGATGTGCTGGCTGAGATACCAGGCGTTGAGGTAGTCGGGACAGCTAATAATGGCAAGATTGCCATGATGAAGATAGCCTCCCTGAAACCAGACCTGATTACACTTGATATTGAAATGCCTGAGATGAACGGGCTTGACGTATTGAGGGCACTGAAAACAGAGGCCCCTGATGTTGGCGCCATTGTTTTAAGCACACTTACTCACAAGGGCGGTGATCTCACCATAAAGGCGCTTGAGCTGGGCGCATTTGACTATATTACAAAACCGGAAACCGGAAGCATTGAAGAGAGCAAAAGAACAATAAAAAAGATCCTTGATCTTTTACTAAAGAGTTTCTCCAGACATCTGGAGATGAAAAAGATCCTGCGGAGCGCAAATTATGGAAAGGCATATTCGACAGAGACATTACCAGGCCAGCCCGATTTAAGGACATCACGATACAGCGCAACAACATCAACAAGGTCACACAGAAAGGCAAAAGCGGAAATTATAGGGATTGGAATATCAACCGGAGGGCCAAAGGCTCTATCTGAAATGATGCCCAGGATCCCTGCCAATATTAATGTGCCTATATTAATCGTACAGCATATGCCTCCTATGTTTACCAATTCACTTGCGAAAAGTCTTAATGCCAGGTGCGCCATTGAGGTTAAGGAGGCAGAGGATGGCGAGGTAATCAGGCCAAATGTTGCATTTATTGCCCCTGGAGGAAAGCAGATGAAGGTAGTAGCAGGCGTGGACGGACTTAGCAGGATAATAAGGATAACGGATGATCCTCCTGAGAACAGCTGTAAACCCTCTGTGGATTACCTTTTCAGGTCAATTGCCGAGCATTATGTGGGGCGTTCTGCCGGTGTAATTATGACAGGTATGGGTTCAGATGGCACACTCGGGTTAAGGCTGATGAAGAGAAACGGCTCATTCATCATAGCCCAGGATGAACCAAGCTGCGTTGTCTTTGGTATGCCGAAAAAGCCTATTGATGAGGGGATTGTTGATATTATTGCCCCACTGGAAAGGCTTGCTGATGAGATAGTTAGCAGTATAAAATCTATTTAA
- a CDS encoding purine-binding chemotaxis protein CheW yields MELATFYVGDSLCGMDILKVQEINKLLEMTEVPLAPDYVKGILNLRGQIVTVIDLGNKLSLADTEISSETRNIIVNSNGEYIGLLVQRIGDVERTEEDKIEPPPANIGGIQGRYFEGVFKKEKSLIGILNVEEILKDDGSQTI; encoded by the coding sequence ATGGAGCTGGCAACATTTTATGTCGGTGATTCACTGTGCGGAATGGATATATTAAAGGTACAGGAGATAAATAAACTCCTTGAGATGACAGAGGTTCCGCTTGCCCCTGATTATGTAAAGGGGATACTGAACCTTAGAGGTCAGATAGTTACTGTCATAGACCTTGGAAACAAACTCAGTCTGGCAGACACAGAGATCTCCAGCGAAACCAGAAACATAATCGTCAATTCAAATGGTGAATATATAGGTCTTCTTGTGCAGAGGATAGGGGATGTTGAAAGGACAGAAGAGGATAAAATAGAGCCTCCGCCGGCAAATATCGGAGGCATTCAGGGGAGGTATTTTGAGGGTGTCTTTAAAAAGGAAAAGAGCCTGATCGGCATACTCAATGTGGAAGAGATCCTGAAGGATGACGGCAGTCAGACCATTTAG
- a CDS encoding response regulator — protein sequence MSMQDDETLRLYVEESLEHLADIENDLLAIEKDGADINEELVNKVFRAAHSIKGGAGFMGLNNIKELSHKMENVLGMIREREMVPNPEIVNILLLASDTLRNLLNNVGASNEMPIEEHVNALIALTAVAVPEKKAEKKEQNIDLIFENGRMVFNVSSSDLNNSRKKGQYIYLAVLDLVQDVEKKGLTAAEILKRLSESGTILSNEVDVQSVGTLDNYSSSSKVPLLVLFGTILEPEMINALFDIDEDNIYLLENNNSFISLTEYGESKASPEIKMPEESPVIQPVEKLFKEEASPFPAPETASGVAFGRESDSANSSSAKTSETSLRVNVSLLDSLMTLAGELVLGRNQLMQSIGQKDIRAIEGTGQRLDLITSEIQEAIMMTRMQPIGNVFNKFPRVVRDLARNLNKEVKLTIEGEGVELDKTILEAINDPLTHLVRNSVDHGIELPAERQRAGKESTGHLMLKAYHEAGQVNIEIRDDGKGMNPDKLAKVALEKKVITEDQAISMSDKEKINLIFLPGFSTAEKVSDVSGRGVGMDVVKTNLDKLGGVVDIESKIGKGTIIKIKLPLTLAIIPSQLISVCGERYAIPQVNLEELFRIPANQVKDRIEKVGDAEVVRLRGSLLPLIRLSDVIGIEREYLDPSEKIKKSDRRESISDRRGRKSPLKKAIKADDVISTINEKIDEQGVDDSIDDYSNRRKKSIDRRYHASSAVNIVVVYTGALKYGLVVDQLHDSEEIVVKPLGRHLKHCKAYAGATIMGDGRVALILDVAGISKMARLISMDGTERAVQVAKEQRMKNQKDIQSLLIFRNAEDEQFAVPLGLVERVEKIKRTDIEHVGGKKVIQYRGESLPLFAIEQVANVKPLADKEDLLVIVFSIGGRDIGLLATPPLDSTEEALTVDDMTLKQTGIMGSAIIGNQTTLMVNIFGIVEALNPDWFTKKETVMVSENKAATVLYAEDSNFFRGQVSEYLKEDGYNVIEAEDGRIAFDLIEKHIDEISLVITDIEMPNMDGFELTSMIKKDARFRHLPVIALTTMASDEDMSKGSKVGIDDYQIKLDKEKLMKSVFQHLKAATK from the coding sequence ATGAGTATGCAGGATGATGAGACCTTGAGACTTTATGTGGAAGAATCATTAGAGCACCTGGCAGATATTGAGAATGATCTGCTGGCCATTGAAAAGGATGGCGCCGATATTAACGAGGAGCTGGTTAACAAGGTGTTCCGCGCTGCCCATTCAATTAAGGGCGGGGCAGGTTTTATGGGGCTTAACAACATAAAAGAGCTGTCCCATAAGATGGAAAATGTACTGGGCATGATTAGAGAAAGGGAGATGGTTCCAAATCCTGAAATTGTCAATATACTCCTTCTCGCATCAGATACGCTAAGGAACCTGCTTAATAATGTAGGCGCCAGTAATGAGATGCCTATTGAAGAACATGTTAATGCCCTTATTGCGCTTACCGCAGTTGCTGTTCCTGAGAAAAAGGCAGAAAAAAAAGAGCAAAACATAGACCTGATATTTGAGAATGGTAGGATGGTCTTTAATGTTTCATCATCTGACCTCAATAATTCAAGGAAAAAGGGGCAATACATATACCTGGCAGTGCTTGACCTTGTTCAGGATGTTGAAAAAAAGGGGCTTACAGCAGCGGAGATACTGAAAAGACTTAGTGAAAGCGGGACGATCCTATCTAATGAGGTGGATGTGCAGTCGGTTGGCACACTGGACAACTATTCAAGCTCCAGTAAAGTGCCTCTTCTTGTCCTGTTCGGCACCATACTTGAACCTGAAATGATTAATGCCCTTTTTGATATTGATGAGGATAATATTTACCTTCTTGAAAACAATAACAGTTTTATAAGTCTCACCGAATATGGTGAGTCAAAGGCCTCCCCTGAAATCAAGATGCCTGAAGAGAGTCCTGTTATTCAGCCTGTAGAAAAATTGTTTAAAGAAGAGGCATCTCCATTCCCTGCCCCTGAAACTGCTTCAGGTGTTGCTTTCGGCAGAGAAAGTGATTCAGCAAATTCCTCAAGCGCCAAGACATCTGAGACCAGTCTTAGGGTTAATGTAAGCCTGCTGGATTCTCTCATGACGCTGGCAGGAGAGCTTGTGCTAGGCAGAAACCAACTAATGCAGTCTATTGGTCAGAAGGATATCAGGGCAATAGAGGGGACAGGGCAGAGGCTGGATCTTATAACATCAGAGATCCAGGAAGCAATCATGATGACAAGGATGCAGCCTATCGGTAATGTATTTAACAAGTTTCCAAGGGTTGTAAGAGACCTTGCCCGCAACCTGAACAAAGAGGTAAAACTCACAATAGAGGGTGAAGGGGTAGAGCTTGATAAGACAATCCTTGAGGCAATCAATGATCCTCTTACACATCTTGTCAGAAATTCAGTTGATCACGGTATAGAACTCCCAGCTGAAAGGCAGAGGGCAGGAAAGGAATCTACCGGCCATTTGATGCTCAAGGCCTATCATGAGGCAGGGCAGGTGAATATCGAGATCAGGGATGATGGAAAAGGGATGAATCCTGACAAACTGGCAAAGGTCGCCCTTGAAAAAAAGGTTATAACAGAGGATCAGGCAATATCCATGTCTGATAAGGAAAAGATCAATCTGATCTTCCTCCCCGGTTTTTCAACAGCGGAAAAGGTAAGCGATGTGTCCGGTCGTGGTGTTGGTATGGATGTTGTCAAGACCAACCTCGATAAACTGGGCGGTGTGGTAGATATAGAATCTAAAATAGGAAAAGGCACAATCATAAAAATCAAGCTGCCCCTTACTCTGGCTATTATTCCGAGTCAGCTGATAAGCGTATGCGGTGAAAGATACGCAATACCCCAGGTTAACCTTGAAGAGCTTTTCAGGATACCTGCAAATCAGGTAAAAGATAGGATAGAAAAGGTCGGTGATGCAGAGGTTGTAAGGTTAAGAGGAAGCCTGCTTCCCCTGATCAGGCTTTCCGATGTTATAGGTATTGAAAGAGAATACCTTGACCCCAGCGAAAAAATCAAAAAATCCGACAGAAGGGAAAGCATATCAGACAGAAGGGGCAGAAAGAGCCCTCTTAAAAAGGCTATTAAAGCTGATGATGTGATCAGCACTATCAATGAGAAAATCGATGAACAGGGGGTGGATGATAGCATTGATGATTATTCAAACCGAAGAAAAAAATCCATTGATCGGAGATATCATGCCTCCAGTGCTGTAAATATTGTTGTGGTCTATACAGGGGCGCTGAAATATGGTCTTGTTGTTGATCAGCTTCACGACTCAGAAGAAATCGTTGTAAAACCTCTAGGAAGACATCTCAAACACTGCAAGGCTTATGCAGGCGCCACCATAATGGGCGATGGCCGTGTAGCCCTGATCCTTGATGTGGCAGGGATTTCCAAGATGGCCCGACTCATCTCAATGGATGGCACTGAAAGGGCGGTTCAGGTTGCAAAGGAACAGAGGATGAAGAATCAGAAGGATATCCAGTCCCTGCTTATTTTCAGGAATGCTGAAGATGAGCAGTTTGCAGTTCCACTGGGGCTTGTTGAAAGGGTGGAGAAGATAAAGCGGACTGACATAGAACATGTTGGAGGTAAAAAGGTCATACAGTACAGGGGTGAAAGCCTGCCTTTATTTGCTATAGAACAGGTAGCCAATGTCAAACCCCTGGCTGATAAGGAAGACCTGCTCGTAATAGTGTTTTCTATCGGAGGAAGGGATATCGGCCTTCTGGCCACACCGCCACTTGATTCAACAGAGGAGGCCCTGACAGTAGATGATATGACCTTAAAGCAGACCGGGATCATGGGTTCAGCAATAATAGGGAATCAGACAACCTTAATGGTAAATATTTTCGGGATTGTCGAGGCACTTAACCCTGACTGGTTTACCAAAAAGGAAACCGTTATGGTTTCTGAAAACAAGGCCGCTACTGTACTCTATGCTGAAGACTCCAATTTTTTCAGGGGCCAGGTTTCTGAATACCTTAAGGAAGACGGGTATAATGTTATTGAGGCAGAAGATGGCCGGATTGCCTTCGATCTTATTGAAAAACATATAGATGAAATTTCTCTTGTTATAACTGACATAGAGATGCCCAACATGGATGGCTTTGAGCTGACATCAATGATTAAAAAAGATGCAAGATTCAGGCATCTTCCTGTGATTGCCCTTACAACAATGGCGAGCGACGAAGATATGTCAAAGGGCAGTAAAGTCGGAATAGATGACTACCAGATTAAGCTGGATAAGGAAAAGCTGATGAAAAGCGTTTTCCAGCATCTCAAGGCAGCAACGAAATAG
- a CDS encoding STAS domain-containing protein, with the protein MVEGRKTNKKTVKPGKDISGSIVEDLRLKLLKLINKDVNELAIDMKGVNMIDSTGLGVLIAARNSLDKAGGLLRLTNVSENIDNLFKMMGIDRYLNTDGV; encoded by the coding sequence ATGGTTGAAGGCAGGAAAACAAATAAAAAAACAGTTAAGCCGGGCAAGGATATATCCGGGTCAATTGTTGAGGATCTTAGGCTTAAACTTTTAAAGCTGATCAATAAGGATGTTAATGAGCTGGCAATAGACATGAAGGGCGTCAATATGATTGATTCAACAGGTCTGGGGGTATTGATAGCAGCCAGAAACTCACTGGATAAGGCTGGAGGGTTGCTCAGGCTTACCAATGTATCTGAAAATATAGATAACCTTTTCAAGATGATGGGCATTGACAGATACCTGAATACAGATGGTGTATAA